GGACGTGACGCCTTTTAGGGCACTCGGCTACGCTTTGTCCGATGGCGATCGCCAGAGAACACCCGGTCACCTATGTCGTGCCAGGAGGCGCGTTTCCGCAAGGCCCATACAAGAAAACCACGCCGTCGGAGGTCTACCTGGCCGCCGGTCTCGCCCGTCGGCTGAGACAGAGAATGAAGGGCGACTCAGTTCGATATTGGGCCAGCAAAGCAGAACTCAGCCCCCAAACACTCATCAACATCCTCAACGGCAAAGCCTGGCCGGACATCCTCACCATCGCCCGGCTCGAAAAAACCCTCGGAGGTCGCTCGCTATGGGGAAGCGAACACCGCAAAACACCGAACTGGACCGATGGCAATTTTTGCACGCCACCGGGTTTCAGAATTCCATCTGCCAGAGAGATCCACAAAATGCTCCGGGGAACCGACCCTGAGAAGGCCAGAAAACTGGCCAGCGAGTACGCTCGTGCGAAAGCGGTGCAACGCCAGCAAGCAGCGAAACCCTCCACGTCCTGACACAGACGCTCCCCCGCGCCCCGGAACTCATCCACAGCAACACGGCACCGACTCAAGCGGACCCGGCAGTGCCGGAATCATCTCATCTGTCCAGGCGATGGGCACCCTATCTGATCCGACACCACACAGGAATCACCCTCCGAGCACTACTCATCCCCCGCCCGTCGCCTAGCGAACCGGCCCCTCCGCTGGCCGGGTTAACCGTCCAACGAACCCTCCGCGTCGATAGTCCTATGAAGCGAGGATCGTAACTGGTATTCGGCTGTGTTTGATGATCGAATCGGCGACATCGGCAGGAAGGACATTGGTGGTGTCCACAGTCAACAGATCCTCCTCATTAGGGATGTCTTCGGGAGACCACGACCACTGGCCGGGACTACGTTCCCGTAGCCGATCCATACGCGCGGTAGGGTCGGTCACAAGCCGCACACCGAACATCCTGTGCGGTGCCACCAAGCGAGCCACGACCTCTTCCCAATCGTGAAAGGACCGAAGCCACGCATTCTGCAACCCGGCTATCACCGCGTCACATCCCTGGTCCATGGCTTCGGCAGCCAACAACACAGCGGACAGAGACGCCGAAGCAGCCGCGCCCCTCCACCCGTACTTGAAGTAGCCGTCGATCTCAACCAGCCACTGCTTGTCGGGTTCCATCTCGGTGTGTTCAAACAACTGGTCGTGGGTGATGCCCATTCCCCGCTTGATAGCGTTGGTGTCGATGCTGGCCAACCCGTACCGACGGGCAAGGCATCTCGCCACCGTGGTCTTCCCAACAGCAGACGAACCCTGCAGGACGACCAAGGTCCGAGGGCCCTGATGAACCCTGTCCCTTCGGTCTCTTACGAGG
Above is a window of bacterium DNA encoding:
- a CDS encoding helix-turn-helix transcriptional regulator produces the protein MAIAREHPVTYVVPGGAFPQGPYKKTTPSEVYLAAGLARRLRQRMKGDSVRYWASKAELSPQTLINILNGKAWPDILTIARLEKTLGGRSLWGSEHRKTPNWTDGNFCTPPGFRIPSAREIHKMLRGTDPEKARKLASEYARAKAVQRQQAAKPSTS